The genomic window TAGCGAAGGGCGCCGTAACCTGGCGCCCCTTTCGCGTGTTCCACCCCCATGTATCCAGGAAGAAGCAGCCACGTGTCTGACCCGAACCTGAACGACGCCATCGAGCCGGACGAGTCCGTGGATGATGAGCTCGACATCGTCGAGGGAGCGGACGAGGTCGACGAGTTCGAGGCTGCCGAGGCCGAGGCGGGGGAGTCGGCCGAGGAAGCGGCCGTGCACGTCGATGACGAAGACGTCGAGAACCAAGACGTCGAGGACGAAGACGTCAAAGACGACGAGGACGAGGACGCAGCCGAAGAGGCCGTCGAGGAGGAGACCGAGCCGGTCGACCCCGTCGAGGCCCTGCGTGAGGAACTGCGGGCCCTGCCCGGCGAGTGGTACGTCATCCACACGTACGCCGGTTACGAGAACCGCGTGAAGACCAACCTCGAACAGCGTGCTGTCTCGCTGAACGTCGAGGACTTCATCTTCCAGGCCGAGGTGCCGCAGGAAGAGGTCGCGCAGATCAAGAACGGCGAGCGCAAGACCATCCGCCAGAACAAGCTCCCCGGCTACGTGCTGGTGCGCATGGACCTGACGAACGAGTCCTGGGGCGTCGTCCGC from Streptomyces sp. DSM 40750 includes these protein-coding regions:
- the nusG gene encoding transcription termination/antitermination protein NusG, coding for MSDPNLNDAIEPDESVDDELDIVEGADEVDEFEAAEAEAGESAEEAAVHVDDEDVENQDVEDEDVKDDEDEDAAEEAVEEETEPVDPVEALREELRALPGEWYVIHTYAGYENRVKTNLEQRAVSLNVEDFIFQAEVPQEEVAQIKNGERKTIRQNKLPGYVLVRMDLTNESWGVVRNTPGVTGFVGNAYDPYPLTLDEIVKMLAPEAEEKAAREAAEAEGKPAPQRKVEVQVLDFEVGDSVTVTDGPFATLQATINEINADSKKVKGLVEIFGRETPVELSFDQIQKN